In Desulfoplanes formicivorans, a genomic segment contains:
- a CDS encoding glycosyltransferase family 4 protein — protein sequence MNYLIAFYLEFFVVTLLMPFAIKAAYRMGIVDLPGYRKVHSNPIPRIGGVVIAISVLLVFCFISSKSLFLYVFMVSGSLIVIAGLIDDCVCLNYRYKFIAQAVASCFFVVASGMHIPFLETLFGFEGPLSVYADIFITSVFIIGAINIINLSDGLDALASGLAIISFFVIIFIAYESQRSDILSIAILMISSMLAFMRFNVFPAQIFMGDTGSQFIGFTLGACIVVLSCTNNFTVLNIGIIPFLLGIPFLDTLNVIYLRLLERKNPFLPDKNHIHHKLVAMHLTQYQAVGCMYVAHFVLLGFGLAMRGLEPLFIIFIYILFAFLSLFGLNRINFSGVLNFFSKIHHLSVFQIRIGQSSITLSRYSISRFFWHLFFAFLSCYYVFFSATMTTIDVSLLSVFVVVLLLSLFLCIVCKYDYIVFYKIMFYFFNMVILIYSNDHYLFEMNNGLISISLIDVFIISIFFLYFVCISLTSEKVPVNSIDFLMLIGLFLLIFVSAYESSMLYFLQMLLRFVLMSFFINLIFSRFERNMKYVTVLMIYLFFVFIVKAIAA from the coding sequence ATGAATTATCTTATAGCCTTTTATCTTGAATTTTTTGTTGTCACTCTGCTTATGCCTTTTGCGATCAAGGCCGCGTATCGTATGGGTATTGTAGACCTTCCTGGATACAGAAAGGTTCACTCCAATCCGATCCCTCGCATTGGTGGTGTGGTCATCGCGATCAGTGTATTGCTTGTTTTTTGTTTCATATCTTCAAAATCATTGTTCTTATATGTTTTTATGGTTTCTGGAAGTCTGATTGTAATTGCTGGGCTGATAGATGATTGTGTTTGTTTGAATTACAGATATAAATTTATTGCTCAAGCAGTGGCATCATGTTTTTTTGTTGTCGCTTCGGGAATGCATATTCCATTTCTTGAAACATTATTTGGTTTTGAAGGTCCACTGTCTGTTTATGCTGACATCTTCATCACATCTGTTTTTATTATCGGGGCGATAAATATCATCAATTTGTCTGACGGATTGGATGCTCTTGCTTCAGGACTGGCCATCATATCCTTTTTTGTCATTATTTTTATCGCCTATGAGTCCCAGCGCAGCGATATCTTGAGTATTGCCATCCTGATGATAAGTTCCATGCTGGCATTTATGCGATTCAATGTTTTTCCAGCCCAAATTTTCATGGGAGATACAGGGAGTCAATTTATCGGGTTCACATTGGGTGCATGTATTGTTGTCCTTTCTTGCACCAACAATTTTACGGTACTCAATATCGGCATTATTCCGTTTCTTCTTGGTATCCCTTTTCTCGACACACTAAATGTCATTTATTTGCGACTACTTGAAAGGAAAAATCCTTTTTTGCCAGATAAAAATCATATACATCATAAACTGGTGGCAATGCATTTGACGCAATACCAGGCTGTTGGTTGTATGTATGTGGCCCATTTTGTCCTGTTGGGTTTCGGATTGGCCATGCGTGGGTTGGAGCCGCTGTTCATTATCTTCATCTATATTCTTTTTGCGTTTCTTTCTCTTTTTGGATTGAATAGAATCAATTTTTCCGGCGTATTGAACTTTTTTTCAAAAATTCACCATCTGTCTGTATTTCAAATTCGAATAGGACAATCCTCGATTACCTTGTCCCGCTATTCTATTTCACGGTTTTTTTGGCATCTTTTTTTTGCTTTTTTGAGTTGTTACTATGTTTTTTTTTCCGCAACCATGACAACAATTGATGTTTCTCTGCTTTCTGTTTTTGTTGTTGTCTTATTGCTATCTTTGTTTCTATGCATTGTTTGCAAATATGATTATATAGTATTTTATAAAATCATGTTTTATTTTTTCAATATGGTTATATTGATATATTCAAATGACCATTACCTTTTTGAGATGAATAATGGATTGATTTCCATAAGCTTGATCGATGTGTTTATCATATCCATTTTTTTCTTATATTTCGTTTGTATAAGTCTTACGTCGGAAAAAGTGCCTGTCAATTCAATTGATTTTTTGATGCTTATCGGACTTTTTCTTCTCATTTTTGTTTCAGCATATGAATCAAGTATGTTGTATTTTCTTCAGATGTTGTTACGATTTGTTCTCATGAGTTTTTTTATCAATCTCATTTTTTCAAGATTCGAACGCAACATGAAATATGTTACCGTGTTGATGATTTATTTATTTTTTGTATTTATTGTTAAAGCCATTGCTGCATAA